A single window of Dermacentor albipictus isolate Rhodes 1998 colony chromosome 1, USDA_Dalb.pri_finalv2, whole genome shotgun sequence DNA harbors:
- the LOC135918193 gene encoding uncharacterized protein, translated as MQLASANWYRFCDSFGGTLDTAKTWHILKAILDPTKTKGEGHRALERLLHTYPGSQQDLIDAIKTKCYGDPTPTQACRTPYTGQPNPLMDEPITENEMRAVIAATTRNTAAGTDQITNSMIRNLSDKSISALTAFVNQHWEQGTVPAMWKHARIIMIPKPGKKLAIENLRPISLTSCLGKVYEKVINARLQKHLEDNKHLPDTMFGFRAGLSTQDVLLQIKEEVLSNVSRSGEHVLLAIDIKGAFDNVSHQGILEGLANTNCGERTYKYVQSFLSHRTAELKMGEIQTPVYHPPNKGTPQGAVMSPTLFNVAMIGLANKLQDVAGLRHAIYADDITLWTRTGSLAEKEERLQTAANIIQEYVSQRGLQCSPEKSELLRVWRGRGNHTVPTDPTRRLEVCLNGGLIPEKPLLRVLGMWLQSNQRATHTLTLLKTSVKAISRMISRVTSKNRGMKESDTLRLRLSRITYSLPYYHLTQSETKQADTLLRMALKTALRLPMSTSTEKLLALGLHNTLSELAEAHYVSQQQRLARTRTGRQVLQTLGFPEITRTQETCYIPRHVQDRFHVAPIPRNMDANLHSGRRRARAQYMEKVFRFNTTARFTDAAMYGTNNKGAVAVACDYRGHVTSAASTRPCTITEAEELAIALAIREGLHANQPLTILTDSQQACRNFLQGRIGRPAAQVLAGILKEDPEDFTIQTIIWIPGHTGITGNLQADRAARGFVHNRALNTPAAEDLDPVDLEYSAIVNYHRGRRLLYPPPHRNLNTEDTAAWRRLQTGTYTNLHILHRIHPTAYRDECPWCGATPTLYHITWECALHNIEHPDTNTTREQWEALLSSSALDDQLKLIKRAKKMAKASGALD; from the coding sequence atgcaactcgcctccgcgaactggtatagattctgtgactccttcggtggcacgctggacacggccaagacgtggcacatcctcaaagccatcctggaccccaccaaaaccaaaggagaaggacacagggctctggaacggttactacacacctacccaggtagccaacaagacctcatcgatgccatcaagaccaagtgctatggagatcccactcccacacaagcatgtagaacaccctacaccggacaacccaacccgctaatggacgaacctattaccgaaaacgaaatgagagcggtcatcgcagccaccacccgtaacacagcggcgggcacggaccagatcacgaattcgatgatcagaaacctgagcgacaagtctatctccgcgctcacggcctttgtcaaccaacactgggaacaaggtacggtgccggcgatgtggaaacacgcacgaataatcatgatccccaaaccgggcaagaaattggcaattgaaaaccttaggcccatatcgctcacgtcctgcctcggcaaggtgtacgaaaaagTTATCAACGCAAGACTACAGAaacacttggaagataacaaacacctgccggacaccatgttcggtttccgtgcaggcctgtccacacaagatgtgctactccaaatcaaggaagaagtcctcagtaacgtttcccgcagcggcgaacacgtcctcctagcaatcgacatcaaaggggctttcgacaacgtcagccaccaaggaatcctagaagggctggccaacaccaactgcggcgagcgaacgtacaagtatgttcagagcttcctgagccaccgcacggcggagctgaagatgggagagatccagactccagtgtaccaccctcccaacaagggcacaccacaaggtgctgtcatgtctcccacgctgttcaacgtcgccatgatcggtctcgcaaacaaactgcaggacgtagcaggtcttcggcacgcaatctacgcagatgatataacactctggaccagaacagggtccctcgctgaaaaagaagaacggctgcaaactgcagcaaatatcatccaggaatacgtcagccaacggggactacaatgctcccccgaaaaatctgagctcctacgagtctggcgaggccggggtaaccacacagttcccacagacccaacaagaagactcgaggtatgcctcaacgggggcctcataccagagaagccattgctgagggtgctgggcatgtggctgcaatctaaccagcgggccacacacacccttacactcctcaaaaccagtgtcaaggcgatatcacgcatgatctcccgcgtaacatccaagaacagaggcatgaaggaaagcgacACCCTGCGACTGCGactgagcagaatcacatacagcctgccttactaccacctcacacagtccgagacgaagcaggccgacacacttttaaggatggctttgaagaccgctctccgcctgccgatgagtacatcgactgaaaaattattggcgctagggttgcacaacaccctcagcgaactagcagaagcccattacgtctcgcaacaacagagacttgcgcggactcgcacgggccggcaggtcctacaaaccttggggttcccagaaataacacgaacccaagaaacctgttaCATACCTCGTCACgttcaggacaggtttcacgttgccccgataccgcgcaacatggacgctaacctacattccggcaggaggagagcaagggcccagtacatggagaaagtgttcagattcaataccacggcccgttttacggacgctgccatgtatggcacgaacaacaagggcgcagttgcggtggcatgcgactaccgaggccacgttacctccgctgcatcgacccgcccctgcacgattacggaagccgaggagctggccatcgcgttagccatccgcgagggcctacacgcaaaccaaccactgacgatcctcacggattcccagcaggcctgccgcaacttcctacagggaagaattggaagacctgctgcacaagtcctagccggaatactcaaggaggaccctgaggacttcaccatccaaaccatcatctggataccgggccacacaggcatcacgggcaacctgcaggctgacagagcagctcgaggatttgtacataaccgagcactcaacacgccggctgcagaagacctggaccctgtcgacctcgagtattcagcaatcgtcaactaccacagagggcgtcgtctgctatatcctccaccccatcgaaatctaaacacagaggataccgctgcctggcgtaggctccagacaggcacttacacgaacttacacatattacataggatacaccccacagcctacagggacgaatgcccatggtgtggggccacaccaaccctatatcacattacgtgggagtgcgcactacacaacatagaacacccagacacgaacaccacgagggagcaatgggaggcactgctgtccagctcggccctcgacgaccagctcaagctgatcaaGAGAGCTAAGAAGATGGCaaaagccagcggagccctggactaa